A genomic segment from Microthrixaceae bacterium encodes:
- the rpmG gene encoding 50S ribosomal protein L33, whose product MANDKRVHVTLECTTCKRRNYITTKNKNNQRERIELKKYCRWDRAHTVHKETR is encoded by the coding sequence ATGGCAAACGACAAGCGAGTTCACGTCACGCTCGAATGCACGACCTGCAAGCGACGCAACTACATCACGACGAAGAACAAGAACAACCAGCGCGAGCGCATCGAGCTCAAGAAGTACTGCCGCTGGGATCGGGCCCACACGGTCCACAAGGAGACCCGCTGA